The proteins below come from a single Scatophagus argus isolate fScaArg1 chromosome 15, fScaArg1.pri, whole genome shotgun sequence genomic window:
- the LOC124072132 gene encoding tumor necrosis factor ligand superfamily member 10-like, with the protein MAISVSLQCLGLIILAAVLLQTIAVAVSFMYFNKVLNSMQESFSQSSVSCLIHANLRSDAKDVAEDKKSDPCWQVTQQLHYHIEKTMADRLQRELSTAVRDKMTGGPPISNPGVRGVPLPEVAAHVTGVSSSTEPPTADGPRSSRGYLGERIRVWESQRGLSFLQNMELRGGELLVPRAGLYYIYAQTYFRLPSTGETDGEAGEAKEEEGAQLVQYIYKKMSSYTVPILLMKSSRSACWPRGQEPGLFSLHQAGTAFLQPADRLFITVSNASVMEMDGRASYFGAFLVG; encoded by the exons ATGgccatttctgtttctctccagtGTCTGGGGCTCATCATACTCGCAGCAGTCCTCCTCCAGACCATCGCGGTTGCCGTCAGTTTCATGTACTTCAACAAAGTCCTGAACTCG ATGCAGGAGAGCTTCTCCCAGAGTAGCGTTTCCTGTCTGATTCACGCAAACCTGCGCTCTGACGCCAAAGATGTAGCCGAGGACAAGAAGAGCGACCCCTGCTGGCAGGTCACGCAGCAGCTCCACTACCACATAGAGAAG actATGGCTGACAGACTCCAGAGAGAGCTATCCACTGCTGTGAGAG ataAGATGACAGGAGGGCCGCCTATCTCGAACCCTGGGGTCCGAGGGGTCCCTCTTCCTGAAGTCGCTGCTCACGTGACTGGTGTCAGCTCATCCACAGAGCCTCCGACAGCAGATG GCCCACGGAGCAGCAGGGGGTATCTGGGGGAGCGAATCAGAGTGTGGGAGAGCCAGAGAGGCCTGTCCTTCCTGCAgaacatggagctgaggggaggagagctgctggtGCCCCGAGCAGGTCTCTACTACATCTACGCCCAGACCTACTTCAGACTGCCCTCCACGGGGGAGACAGACGGGGAGGCAGGGGAGgcaaaggaggaagagggagcgCAGCTGGTGCAGTATATCTACAAGAAG ATGAGTTCCTACACGGTACCCATCCTGCTTATGAAATCATCCCGGAGTGCCTGCTGGCCTCGGGGTCAGGAGCCTGGTCTCTTCTCCCTGCATCAGGCCGGTACTGCTTTTCTACAACCTGCTGACCGCCTCTTCATCACCGTTAGCAATGCCAGTGTGATGGAGATGGACGGGAGGGCGAGCTATTTTGGGGCTTTCCTTGTGGGCTAA
- the msl2a gene encoding E3 ubiquitin-protein ligase MSL2a has translation MNPVNATALYVSASRAVLQCDPRQPHTFADMYTLLPFFRQSLACLVCGKLLQDPISPTHPECEHYVCLGCKGQKMQIRPSCSRCKDYSCFQENKQLSLLVQSYRKLCLYVTHSPLLQLISSRVGGSPEVMALLEEVLMSHEEEMEAEDPSLSQDDVNPSAPESLTPTEAPPVPAELSAVPQSSSSNPPCSNGPKGCNGEILEDLDPSSPELEVCELVEEHPPRAGLSVSSTGCGGLELNLTTGPLAPTPGTVCSLRDGESSSRELEEGEVLLLSVEEVLQTLDPLQPGRDSPHTQPERTHTHTHITTDRSHAQVYIQLDTAHNYTQIRTDRTNTIATHGAHIHTSSFNPPPTSKPPPVRLKRKRSRSESDREKVKPLPIASILQGSSSHLHTSNPSQTLHTQPPTPSLTVPAHTYSSLPNGVPAKLSRPTPNHNKGARKHIDPGPKKPHAKARSGGGSKSKDGSKDQRLMSGCLVPPAPVRPPYKKPVEKKGCKCGRATQNPSVLTCRGQRCPCYSNRKACLDCICRGCQNSYMANGEKKLEAFAVPEKALEQTRLTLGINLTSITAAAALRNPGTTSIRANTLLNVATATGTPVTTAFLSPSPPQEPNYEDSLELLIG, from the exons CCTTGTCTGTG GTAAACTGCTCCAGGATCCTATTTCCCCGACACATCCAGAGTGTGAACATTATGTCTGCTTGGGCTGTAAAGGCCAGAAGATGCAGATCAGACCTTCATGCAGCCGCTGTAAGGACTATTCCTGCTTCCAAGAGAATAAACAGCTCTCTTTGCTGGTGCAATCCTACAGGAAGCTCTGCCTCTATGTAACTCATTCGCCATTGCTGCAGTTGATCAGCAGCCGTGTAGGAGGGTCTCCAGAGGTTATGGCCTTGCTAGAGGAGGTGCTCATGTCACAcgaagaggagatggaggcagAGGACCCAAGCCTATCACAGGACGATGTGAATCCCTCTGCCCCCGAGTCCCTTACACCCACAGAGGCACCACCTGTTCCTGCGGAGCTCTCAGCTGTACCACAGAGCTCCTCCTCTAACCCTCCATGTTCTAATGGACCGAAGGGATGCAATGGAGAAATTCTCGAGGACCTGGATCCCTCCTCTCCTGAACTGGAAGTGTGCGAGTTGGTGGAGGAGCACCCACCACGAGCAGGCTTATCTGTGTCCAGTACTGGTTGTGGTGGACTTGAACTGAACCTGACCACCGGACCTTTAGCCCCAACACCAGGCACTGTGTGCTCACTCAGGGATGGGGAATCTAGCAgcagggagctggaggagggggaggtgttGCTTCTTAGCGTGGAAGAGGTGTTACAGACTTTGGATCCCCTTCAGCCTGGTCGAGATTCTCCTCATACACAGCCAgaaagaacacacactcacacacacataactacTGACAGATCACACGCTCAAGTGTACATACAGCTGGATACAGCTCACAACTACACACAGATTCGAACAGACAGGACTAACACAATAGCAACCCATGgtgctcacatacacacatcctcCTTCAATCCCCCTCCAACCTCCAAGCCCCCGCCAGTCCGCCTTAAACGTAAACGATCTCGTTCAGAGAGTGACAGGGAAAAGGTGAAGCCCCTCCCCATCGCTTCAATCCTGCAGGGCTCCTCATCCCACTTGCACACCTCAAACCCCTCCCAGACACTGCACACACAACCACCCACACCCTCTTTAACTGtaccagcacacacatactcGTCCCTTCCTAATGGGGTGCCTGCCAAGCTCAGTCGCCCCACGCCCAACCACAATAAAGGCGCTAGGAAGCACATCGATCCGGGCCCCAAGAAGCCCCATGCGAAGGCTCGCAGTGGCGGAGGCTCCAAGTCCAAGGATGGAAGCAAAGACCAGCGGTTGATGTCAGGTTGCCTTGTGCCTCCAGCGCCTGTTAGACCTCCATATAAGAAACCAGTGGAGAAGAAGGGTTGCAAGTGTGGCAGGGCCACCCAGAATCCATCTGTACTGACCTGCAGGGGGCAACGCTGTCCCTGCTACTCAAACCGCAAG GCATGCTTGGATTGTATCTGTCGAGGTTGCCAGAACTCCTACATGGCCAACGGCGAGAAGAAGCTCGAGGCCTTCGCCGTGCCAGAAAAAGCCTTGGAGCAGACGCGGCTCACACTCGGTATCAACCTCACCAGCATCACGGCGGCTGCGGCGCTCCGCAACCCGGGAACCACCAGCATCCGTGCTAACACCCTCCTCAATGTTGCCACAGCAACAGGAACCCCTGTGACCACGGCCTTCCTCTCCCCCAGCCCCCCGCAAGAGCCCAACTATGAGGACAGTCTGGAGCTGCTGATTGGATAA